A stretch of Desulfobacter hydrogenophilus DNA encodes these proteins:
- the gpt gene encoding xanthine phosphoribosyltransferase, whose product MSNKSERYNRNYPISWEQLHRDAKVLSWRLHDLNRTWKGIVAVTRGGLVPAAIIARELDIHLIDTICITSYDWQNQDKSTILKSMDGDGDGLLIIDDLVDTGGTAKIVRQMLPNAYFATVYAKPAGKPLVDVHVTEVSQDTWILFPWDSESRFVAPIAGQ is encoded by the coding sequence ATGTCAAATAAAAGCGAGCGGTATAACCGAAATTACCCCATTTCCTGGGAACAGCTGCACCGGGATGCCAAGGTCCTGTCCTGGCGTCTGCATGATCTTAACCGCACATGGAAGGGCATTGTGGCAGTTACCCGGGGCGGACTTGTACCGGCAGCCATCATTGCCCGGGAACTGGATATTCATCTCATCGACACCATCTGCATTACCAGCTATGACTGGCAGAATCAAGATAAATCCACCATCCTGAAATCCATGGACGGTGACGGTGACGGGCTTTTGATTATTGATGATCTTGTGGATACCGGAGGTACGGCCAAAATTGTAAGACAGATGCTGCCCAATGCCTATTTTGCAACCGTTTATGCCAAACCTGCCGGAAAACCCCTGGTGGACGTTCATGTCACGGAAGTCAGTCAGGATACCTGGATTCTTTTTCCCTGGGATTCAGAGTCTCGGTTTGTGGCCCCCATTGCCGGGCAATGA
- a CDS encoding dual CXXC motif small (seleno)protein: MKKAIQYCPSCRGKLVVRRACPLVIICCDACGKIYPQDKYKELIDDYWEEKLANIPVNRL, translated from the coding sequence ATGAAAAAAGCCATCCAATACTGCCCATCATGCCGGGGAAAACTTGTTGTCAGACGCGCCTGTCCCCTTGTTATCATATGCTGCGACGCCTGCGGTAAAATCTATCCCCAGGATAAATACAAAGAACTGATAGATGATTACTGGGAGGAGAAGCTGGCCAATATACCGGTAAACAGGCTTTAG